In a single window of the Paenibacillus sp. MMS20-IR301 genome:
- a CDS encoding MDR family MFS transporter: MKNRPGLIVSSLVVANFLGQLMQTMLNTALPRMMQDIHINESKAQWLITVYYLMAGITVPVAGFLIGRFTTRGLFFTSVGAFAAGTLIAGSSAEFSFIVCGRIIQGLGAGLLMPLFQTTILRVFPKEKIGSAMGLIGLVMGLAPALGPAIAGLVVQEHSWRILFYALLPVVIANLFLAGFTLKNVGERHQEKLDRSSVLYSSIGFAGLLYGVNLAGEQGASMVLAAAFILTGILFIVLFIRRQLKLAAPLLDFNLFRNRSFTLASIIGVLMFVVVVGAELLLPLYVQNVRGLTPRESGIMLLPGALLLGVASVISGRLYDRYGVRMVLRTGFSMIGGITVLLAFLITLNTPTAVLAVSYALIMAGIGFTMTPVTAYAMASVPPRSIAHASPLTISIRSLASSMGGVLFIAIMTFFMNSSSAVYPVNALQGFQAAFWSLGIFAIIGLGLSFNVKGLAARNTN, encoded by the coding sequence ATGAAGAACAGGCCGGGCTTAATTGTATCCTCGCTGGTTGTAGCGAATTTTCTGGGGCAGCTGATGCAGACAATGCTGAATACAGCCTTGCCAAGAATGATGCAGGATATCCATATTAACGAAAGTAAGGCACAGTGGCTGATTACTGTATATTATCTGATGGCCGGCATAACAGTGCCGGTCGCAGGGTTTTTGATCGGGAGATTCACGACGAGAGGCCTGTTCTTTACATCAGTTGGCGCCTTTGCTGCAGGTACGCTTATTGCCGGAAGCTCAGCGGAATTCAGCTTCATTGTATGCGGGCGGATCATTCAGGGCTTAGGTGCGGGACTGCTGATGCCGCTGTTCCAGACAACGATTCTGCGCGTCTTCCCGAAAGAAAAGATCGGCTCCGCTATGGGGTTAATCGGACTGGTCATGGGGCTTGCACCGGCGCTGGGCCCGGCCATAGCCGGGCTCGTGGTTCAGGAGCATTCCTGGCGGATTCTGTTCTACGCGCTGCTGCCGGTTGTAATTGCTAATCTGTTCCTTGCAGGTTTCACCCTGAAGAATGTGGGAGAGCGCCATCAGGAGAAGCTGGACCGCAGTTCGGTGCTCTATTCATCCATTGGCTTCGCAGGCCTGCTGTATGGTGTTAATCTGGCCGGGGAGCAAGGTGCCTCTATGGTGTTGGCCGCAGCATTCATCCTTACCGGAATCCTGTTCATTGTACTGTTTATCCGGCGTCAGCTGAAGCTGGCTGCGCCTTTGCTGGATTTCAATTTGTTCCGCAACCGCAGCTTCACTCTGGCTTCAATTATCGGTGTGTTGATGTTCGTTGTCGTGGTCGGTGCTGAGCTGCTGCTTCCGCTGTACGTACAGAATGTCCGTGGACTGACACCGAGGGAATCAGGAATAATGCTGTTACCCGGCGCGCTGTTACTTGGTGTGGCCAGTGTAATTTCCGGCAGATTGTATGACCGTTACGGGGTCAGAATGGTGCTGCGCACCGGCTTCAGCATGATTGGCGGGATCACCGTATTGCTCGCCTTCCTGATAACGCTGAATACTCCAACAGCTGTGCTTGCTGTTAGCTATGCATTAATAATGGCAGGAATCGGTTTTACTATGACTCCGGTTACTGCCTATGCAATGGCCAGTGTGCCGCCCCGGAGCATTGCGCATGCATCGCCGCTGACCATATCCATCCGCTCCTTAGCCAGTTCTATGGGGGGCGTACTGTTTATAGCCATTATGACATTTTTTATGAATTCCAGTTCTGCTGTTTATCCGGTGAATGCGCTGCAGGGATTTCAGGCTGCCTTTTGGAGTCTCGGCATATTCGCTATTATCGGTTTAGGACTATCGTTCAATGTTAAGGGATTAGCTGCCAGAAATACGAATTGA
- a CDS encoding iron-sulfur cluster assembly accessory protein encodes MKLKINRNAAKVLKEMLNSPEAEGKKIRVVITQNHGNHGHYDVILDTPAEHDEIVATDKDIDVLLDSREPLLDGVWIQYFHVPQPGFFITNPSTGFLEK; translated from the coding sequence ATGAAACTTAAAATTAACCGCAATGCAGCCAAAGTGTTAAAGGAAATGCTGAACAGTCCGGAAGCAGAAGGAAAAAAGATCCGTGTAGTCATCACTCAAAATCACGGCAACCATGGACATTATGATGTAATCCTGGATACTCCTGCTGAGCATGACGAGATTGTAGCTACGGACAAGGATATCGACGTATTGCTGGATTCACGCGAGCCGCTGCTCGACGGGGTCTGGATTCAATATTTCCATGTTCCCCAGCCAGGTTTCTTTATCACCAACCCTTCTACCGGATTCCTGGAGAAATAA